Proteins encoded in a region of the Vicia villosa cultivar HV-30 ecotype Madison, WI linkage group LG5, Vvil1.0, whole genome shotgun sequence genome:
- the LOC131601481 gene encoding 3-phosphoshikimate 1-carboxyvinyltransferase 2-like — MAQLSRINNLVQSTQIFHHSSISHKPKSAKSVSLRSSLLGSSKSCSLKHKNGVFVGNCDMGRGNSFVLKASASVAAAEKPSTAPEIVLEPISEISGSITLPGSKSLSNRILLLAALSEGTTVVENLLDSEDIHYMLEALKVLGLRVEDDKTTKQAVVEGSGGLFPTGRESKDEVNLFLGNAGTAMRPLTAALVAAGGNTRYILDGVPRMRERPIGDLVSGLKQLGADVDCFLGTNCPPVRIIGKGGLPGGKVKLSGSISSQYLTALLMAAPLALGDVEIEIIDKLISVPYVEMTLKLMERFGVSVEHSDNWDRFLVHGGQKYKSPGNAFVEGDASSASYFLAGAAVTGGTITVIGCGTSSLQGDVKFAEVLEKMGAKVTWTENSVTVTGPPRDSSGRKVLQGIDVNMNKMPDVAMTLAVVALFANGPTTIRDVASWRVKETERMIAICTELRKLGATVEEGPDYCVITPPEKLNVTSIDTYDDHRMAMAFSLAACGDVPVTIKDPGCTRKTFPDYFQVLERFTKH; from the exons ATGGCCCAGTTGAGTAGAATCAACAATCTTGTTCAAAGCACCCAAATTTTCCACCATTCTTCCATTTCCCACAAACCCAAATCAGCAAAATCAGTTTCATTGAGGTCTAGCCTTCTGGGCTCCTCAAAATCATGCAGCTTGAAGCATAAAAATGGAGTCTTTGTTGGAAATTGTGATATGGGTAGGGGGAATTCCTTTGTGTTGAAGGCTTCTGCTTCGGTTGCCGCCGCCGAGAAGCCGTCGACGGCGCCGGAGATTGTGTTGGAACCCATTAGTGAAATTTCTGGGTCCATTACTTTGCCTGGATCAAAGTCTCTATCCAATCGAATTTTGCTTCTAGCTGCTCTCTCTGAG GGAACAACTGTTGTAGAGAACTTGTTAGACAGTGAGGATATTCATTACATGCTTGAGGCATTGAAGGTCCTTGGACTTCGAGTGGAAGACGACAAAACAACCAAACAAGCAGTTGTGGAAGGCAGCGGAGGATTATTCCCAACCGGTAGAGAATCTAAAGATGAAGTTAATTTGTTCCTTGGAAATGCTGGTACGGCAATGCGTCCTTTGACGGCCGCCTTGGTTGCTGCAGGTGGAAATACAAG ATACATACTTGATGGGGTTCCCCGAATGAGAGAAAGACCAATTGGGGATTTGGTTTCCGGTCTTAAGCAACTTGGTGCTGATGTTGATTGTTTTCTTGGCACAAACTGTCCACCCGTTCGTATAATTGGAAAGGGAGGACTTCCAGGGGGAAAG GTGAAACTGTCCGGATCTATTAGCAGTCAGTACCTAACTGCTTTGCTTATGGCAGCACCATTGGCTCTAGGCGATGTTGAGATTGAGATTATTGATAAGCTGATTTCTGTTCCGTATGTTGAAATGACTTTAAAGTTGATGGAGCGCTTTGGAGTCTCTGTCGAACATAGTGATAATTGGGATAGGTTTTTGGTCCATGGAGGTCAAAAGTACAA GTCTCCTGGAAATGCTTTCGTTGAAGGTGATGCTTCAAGCGCCAGTTACTTCCTAGCCGGTGCAGCAGTTACCGGTGGAACCATCACCGTTATCGGCTGCGGAACAAGCAGTTTACAG GGAGATGTAAAATTCGCTGAAGTTCTCGAAAAGATGGGAGCTAAAGTTACATGGACAGAAAACAGTGTCACAGTTACGGGACCTCCACGAGATTCTTCTGGTCGGAAAGTATTGCAAGGCATTGATGTCAATATGAACAAGATGCCAGATGTTGCCATGACACTCGCCGTTGTTGCGCTATTTGCTAATGGTCCAACTACTATCAGAGACG TGGCAAGCTGGAGAGTTAAAGAGACAGAAAGAATGATAGCAATCTGCACTGAACTCAGAAAG CTCGGAGCAACAGTCGAAGAAGGTCCTGATTACTGTGTGATAACACCACCTGAGAAATTGAATGTCACATCGATAGACACGTACGACGATCATAGAATGGCGATGGCGTTTTCTCTTGCGGCTTGCGGCGATGTTCCGGTCACAATCAAGGATCCTGGTTGCACAAGGAAAACATTCCCTGACTACTTTCAAGTCCTTGAGAGGTTTACAAAGCATTAA